One Micromonospora craniellae genomic region harbors:
- a CDS encoding ferritin-like fold-containing protein, translating into MSAPAAPDHAVADLLGLVALGELLAFERMAADARFAPDLRRRAALSEMAAAEIANYRRLADRLGVLGVPPEEAMAAYVEPLQGYHDSTEPRDWAEAVTKAYVGDGITDDFLREIAEALREPDRQLVLDVLHESRYAEFAAAEIRHAVSADPKVAGRLSMWARRLVGEALSQAGRVVAADQGALTALIVADGRTDVAGLFRRLTAAHTARMAAAGLNN; encoded by the coding sequence GTGTCCGCCCCCGCCGCGCCCGATCACGCCGTCGCCGACCTGCTGGGCCTGGTGGCCCTCGGTGAACTGCTCGCTTTCGAGCGGATGGCGGCTGACGCCCGATTCGCCCCGGATCTACGCCGTCGGGCCGCGTTGAGCGAGATGGCCGCCGCCGAGATCGCGAACTACCGGCGGCTGGCCGACCGGCTCGGCGTGCTCGGCGTACCGCCCGAGGAGGCGATGGCGGCCTACGTCGAGCCGTTGCAGGGGTACCACGACTCGACCGAGCCCCGGGACTGGGCCGAGGCGGTCACCAAGGCGTACGTGGGAGACGGGATCACCGACGACTTTCTCCGCGAGATCGCCGAAGCGCTGCGGGAGCCGGACCGGCAACTGGTCCTGGACGTGCTGCACGAGTCGCGGTACGCGGAGTTCGCCGCCGCCGAGATCCGGCACGCCGTCTCGGCGGACCCGAAGGTGGCCGGGAGGTTGTCGATGTGGGCCCGACGACTGGTCGGCGAGGCGCTGTCCCAGGCGGGCCGGGTGGTCGCCGCCGACCAGGGGGCGCTGACCGCGCTGATCGTCGCCGACGGCCGGACGGACGTGGCCGGATTGTTCCGGCGGCTGACCGCCGCGCACACCGCGCGGATGGCCGCCGCCGGCCTCAACAACTGA
- a CDS encoding DUF3107 domain-containing protein, whose translation MEVKIGVQYAPRELVLESAQSPAEIEQIVTDAMARSEGGTLSLTDEKGRRVIVPVSKVAYVEIAEASPRAVGFTVR comes from the coding sequence GTGGAGGTCAAGATCGGGGTGCAGTACGCACCGCGCGAGCTGGTCCTGGAGAGCGCGCAGTCGCCGGCCGAGATCGAGCAGATCGTGACCGACGCGATGGCCAGGAGCGAGGGCGGCACGCTCTCCCTGACCGACGAGAAGGGCCGGCGGGTCATCGTGCCGGTCAGCAAGGTCGCTTACGTCGAGATCGCCGAGGCGTCGCCTCGGGCGGTGGGCTTCACCGTCCGCTGA
- a CDS encoding DEAD/DEAH box helicase yields the protein MSEPIQDLTDGQELAPTAPVRPEAPTFAELGARAETVDALAAAGITRAFAIQEYALPIALRGADLIGQAPTGTGKTLGFGVPLLERVFAPSEGGDGLPQALVVVPTRELGIQVAKDIAAAGRTRGVRVLPIYGGVAYEPQVDALRKGVEILVGTPGRLLDLAKQKHLRLNSVRALVLDEADRMLDLGFLDDVERILAMLPEDRQTMLFSATMPDPIVTLSRRFLRHPITIHAGHTAETGPSPQTEQLVYRTHSMNKIEIVARILQAKSRGLTMIFTRTKRAADRVAEDLDFRGFAVAAVHGDLGQGARERALRAFRAGKIDTLVATDVAARGIDVSGVTHVINYDCPEDQDTYTHRIGRTGRAGATGVAVTFVDWDDMPRWRIIDKTLGLDMPDPQETYHTSPHLYPDLHISTEVTGTLPTAERTRAGLAAEVEEDLGGRSRRGGEPRGAGRRQGRGRGDGGGRGEGRGRGEGRGESGRGQGGDAGPEAAELSGEGTRTPRRRRRRRAGEVIAGVDGTNPTETGTPAEAATGTEGGAETPRPRRRRRRRAAASTTGGATEATTD from the coding sequence ATGAGTGAACCGATTCAAGACCTCACAGACGGCCAGGAGCTGGCCCCGACCGCCCCGGTCCGACCGGAGGCGCCGACCTTCGCCGAGCTCGGCGCACGCGCCGAGACCGTCGACGCGCTGGCCGCGGCCGGCATCACCCGCGCCTTCGCCATCCAGGAGTACGCACTGCCGATCGCGCTGCGCGGCGCCGACCTGATCGGGCAGGCCCCGACCGGCACCGGCAAGACCCTCGGCTTCGGCGTGCCGCTGCTGGAGCGGGTCTTCGCGCCGAGCGAGGGCGGCGACGGCCTGCCGCAGGCCCTGGTCGTCGTACCCACCCGTGAACTGGGCATCCAGGTCGCCAAGGACATCGCCGCCGCAGGCCGCACCCGGGGCGTACGCGTACTGCCGATCTACGGCGGAGTGGCGTACGAGCCGCAGGTCGACGCGCTGCGCAAGGGCGTGGAGATCCTCGTCGGTACGCCGGGTCGCCTGCTCGACCTGGCCAAGCAGAAGCACCTGCGTCTGAACAGCGTACGCGCGCTGGTGCTGGACGAGGCCGACCGCATGCTCGACCTGGGCTTCCTCGACGACGTCGAGCGGATCCTGGCGATGCTCCCGGAGGACCGGCAGACCATGCTGTTCTCCGCCACCATGCCGGACCCGATCGTGACGTTGTCCCGCCGGTTCCTGCGTCACCCGATCACGATCCACGCCGGGCACACCGCCGAGACCGGCCCGTCCCCGCAGACCGAGCAGCTGGTCTACCGCACCCACTCGATGAACAAGATCGAGATCGTCGCCCGGATCCTCCAGGCCAAGAGCCGTGGCCTCACGATGATCTTCACGCGGACCAAGCGGGCCGCCGACCGGGTGGCCGAGGACCTCGACTTCCGCGGCTTCGCGGTCGCGGCCGTGCACGGCGACCTCGGCCAGGGTGCCCGGGAGCGGGCACTGCGCGCCTTCCGGGCCGGCAAGATCGACACTCTGGTCGCCACCGATGTCGCCGCCCGGGGCATCGACGTCAGCGGTGTCACCCATGTCATCAACTACGACTGCCCCGAGGACCAGGACACCTACACCCATCGGATCGGCCGGACCGGCCGGGCCGGCGCGACCGGTGTGGCGGTGACCTTCGTCGACTGGGACGACATGCCGCGCTGGCGGATCATCGACAAGACGCTCGGGCTGGACATGCCCGACCCGCAGGAGACTTACCACACCTCCCCGCACCTCTACCCCGACCTGCACATCTCGACCGAGGTGACCGGTACGCTGCCGACCGCCGAGCGGACCCGCGCCGGGTTGGCCGCCGAGGTCGAGGAGGACCTGGGCGGTCGCTCCCGCCGTGGCGGCGAGCCGCGCGGCGCCGGACGGCGTCAGGGTCGCGGTCGCGGTGACGGCGGTGGACGGGGCGAGGGCCGAGGTCGCGGCGAGGGACGGGGCGAGAGCGGTCGCGGGCAGGGCGGCGACGCCGGGCCGGAGGCCGCCGAGCTGTCCGGTGAGGGCACCCGCACGCCACGTCGCCGTCGGCGTCGCCGGGCCGGCGAGGTCATCGCCGGTGTCGACGGGACCAACCCGACCGAGACGGGTACCCCCGCCGAGGCCGCCACCGGCACCGAGGGTGGCGCCGAGACGCCCCGACCGCGTCGCCGCCGACGCCGCCGGGCCGCCGCCTCCACCACCGGCGGCGCCACCGAGGCGACCACCGACTGA